The sequence CCAATCACTCTCCACCGTCGCCGGCCGAGCGGGCGTCAGCGCCTGCGCGCCCGGATCCAACCGCAGCGGGTCCAGGAACTTCTCGGTGAACACCGGGCAGAGGAAGGGACCGAACTGGAAGCTGTCCGCGTCGATGAAGTACGCGTCCGTGCCCACCGTCAGCACGTTCAGGTCGTTGAAGTCCCCCACCACCACGCCGCCCGAGTGCACCGCCCCCAGCACGCGGTGCAGCCCCGCCAGCACCGTCACCGCATCCGCGGCCTTGCCGCCCGCGCGGCGGAAGGCCGGCTCGCTCCACCGGCGCAGCGGCTCCACGCCGTCCAGCTTGCGCATCGCATAGCCCAGCACCTCCACGCCCTTCTTGTCCGTGGCCAGGGCCTGCGGCGTCACCACCCGCGCCGGCAGGCCCGAGGGGAACGCGCGCAGCTTGCGCTGGTGCTCCGCGAGCCGGGCCTTCGCTGCGGCCTGCTCGGGCACGAGCCCCAGGTAGTCCGGGTGCTCGGGCCGCTTGAAGACCTTGAGCGCGCGGCCATCGCCCAGGTCATAGACATCCGCCTCGCCGCCCTTGCCCAGCGCCCGCTGCGGATCCAACCGGACCTTCTTTCCCTCCAGCCAGACGTCCATGGCTCACGCCCTCCCCATCCGGCGGCGCAGCACCACCAGCGTGGTGTCGTCCGTCAGCAGCCCGGGCGAGCGCAACAACCGCCGCTCCGCGAAGTCCGCGCGCACCGACTCGCGGTTGAGCTGCGCCAGCCGCCGTCGCACCGCGTCCGGGTTCGTGAAGTAGCGGTCGTCCGTCCAGAACCGCGACAGCGGCCCCACCGGCTCGTCGCGCTCCGGCAGCCGAGCCCTCTCAAGCCCCAGCAGGTCCCCCACCCCATCCGTGCCCACCAGCAGCGCGTGCACGTCCTCGGTGGGCAGCAGCGCCCGGGGCACCAGCGGCACGTCCTCGCCGCGCAGCAGCGCATACGCCAGATACGGCGGCGCGTTGCCCGGAAACGGCCCCAATGCATGCACCTCGCCGTTGAGCATCCACACCCCGTCCCCTGATGAGAAGACGAGCGTGTGAGCCGGCGTCACCACCGCCCCCACGAGCGTGAAGAGCAGGTCCCCCAGCACGTCCCGCCCCAGCGTGGACACCAAGCCCTCCATCAGCTCCAGCACGTCCCCGCGCAGCCCCGGAAGGAAGTCCGCGCCGTCCACCGCCTCGCCCCGAGCCAGCCGCGCCTGCGCCGCCTGCGCCAGCCGCCGCACTCCCAGCTGTGCCCCCAACTCGCTGCACGGCTGGCTGCCGCATCCGTCCGCCACCACCACCACCAGCCCGTGCTCACTCTCCCGCACGCAGGCGGCGTCCTGGTTGTTGCGCCCCGAACGAGCGTGCTCCCGGCCCTGCACCGAACCCACCGCGACATCGAAGGGCAGCGTGGACATGGCTCTCCCGTGGCCCTCGTAGGGCACGCACGACGCAAGAACCTGCTGGCGAGTGAGCGGCCCCGCGCCGCCCGACTTCGTGTATCTACGACACCAACATAGTGTCCACATGACACGAAGTCAAGGCGACGTGGGACAACCTGTCAGCGGGAGGCGCCAGGTCAGCGGGAGGCGTGGGGGTTACAGCTCGAAGTTGAAGCCGGCCTTCTCGAGCTGTTTGTACTTCCTGTGGTCGAACCGGTAGAGGCGGGCGGCGCGGTGGGAGACGTCCTGTTCCACCTCGTCCAGTTCCTCCAGCAGGTCCATGGCGAGGATCTTCTTGCGGAAGTTGCGCTTGTCGAGCTCGCGCTCCAGGACCGTCTCGTACAGCCGCTGGAGCTGCGACAGCGTGAACTTGGGCGGCAGCAGCTCGAACCCGATGGGCTGGTAGCGCACCTTGCCCTTGAGCCGCTGCAGCGCGGTGGCCAGCACGTCCGCGTGGTCGAACGCGAGCTTCGGCGTGTCCCAGACGGAGAACCACGCCGCCTCGCGCGCGTCGGTGGAGGCCTGGAGGTGGTGCTGGGACAGCTTCACCAGCGCGAAGTACGCCACGGTGATGACACGGCCCCGGGGGTCACGGTCCGGCGCACCGAACGTGTAGAGCTGCTCCAGGTGGCTGGTGCGCAGGCCTGCCTCTTCCTCCAGCTCGCGGCGCGCGGCGTCCTCCAGCGACTCCTCCATGCGCACGAAGCCACCGGGAAGCGCCCACCGGCCCTGGTACGGCTCCACCCCGCGCTGGATGAGCAGCACCTTGAGGTCCTCCTCGTCCAACCCGAAGACGACGCAGTCCACCGTCACCGCCGGGCGCGGGTACTCATAGGTGTGGCTCACGGGGAAACCCTCCGGCCGACATCGTGTCCAGATGACACGGTGCCGGCAAGCGCCTTCGCGCCTGGAGGTGCAGGGCGGCCGGACGGGACTCCAGCCGTTGCCCACGGAGCGGCAGCGGTGGGCCGCGACGAGGCGATTGAGCGGAAACCAGGAAGGTCCATGAACAGCGCCCCCGGCCGGGAGCCGATGTCCGCGGACTGGTCCAACAGTCGGACCAGTTCGCATCGCCCGGCGCCGGAGGGCGCGTCCTCCAGTCCGTCCCGTCCATGTCAGACCCATCTGGTTGGATGCGCGAAGCATCGGCGAGAAGGGCGGCGGAGATGGTGAGGGTGGGGCTGGTGGCGTATGTGGAGAAGCAGATTGAGCAGGACATCGCGCTGGGACGGCTGCCGAGGAACGGGCGGCTGGCCTCGGAGCGGGTGATGGCTGGCTGGTATGGCGTGTGCCGGGGCACGGTGCGCGAGGCCTTGAGGCGGCTGGCGGCACGGGGCCTCGTGGTGCAGCACCCCGGGCGCCAGGCGCGAGCGGTGGCGCTGGACGAATCGCTGACGCTGGAGAACCTGGGCCTGGCGCTGCATGCCGCGCGCTCCGAGGAGGGCCGGCGACTGCTGGAGGGCTTCTTCAGCCTCAAGCGGCAGGTGCTGGTGGAGCTCTTGGCCGACTGCTGCGCGAACGCCTCCGAGTCGGAGGTGGGCCGGTTGGAGTCCGTCTGCTACGCGCTCTGGGACGCGGCGCGCTGGCACCCTGGAGAGCGCTGCGCCCAGTTGGAGTTCGAGCTGCTGCGGCTGGCGGCCCAGGTGGCTGCGCGTCCCGGGCACCTGCTCCTCATCCAGTCTCTGCAACGGGCCTTCAGGGGCATTGCGGCCCGGCTGCTGCCCTTCATGGGTGGCGAAGCCCTGGGCCAGTGGGCCCGGTGCGCGATGCACGCCCTGAGCGAGCGCGACATGCAGACGCTTCAGCACCAACTGCCGCTACTGCTGAAGGCGTGTGATGCGCGGTTGCTCGATCAGGTCGCCCCACGTCCTCGGGAGAATGTCACTCCCGAGCCCCCTGATACGGAGGAGTGCAGCCTCGCCGCCCCTTCGGCGGACACGGCGCGGAATGATGCCCCTTGCGTTGAAACACAGGGCACCTGCGACTCCGTGTCAGCCACTGCGCAGCATGACGCGGCGGAGACATGCCCTCGCGTCGAGGAACATGGCCCTGGCGGCATCACTCCAATCGACACGGCATCGGGAAACCTGTCCGGCGGTCAGACAGGTTCCGACGCTTCGGATCCCGAGGCAGGGCTCACTCACGAGCCTTGCTTCCGCTCCGGATGAGTCAACGGCTCCCTGATCACCGCGGCTAGACGGCGACGAGCCGGCCCAGGCGGCGCCAGTCGACCAGCTGGACGTTCTCCTCCGCCAGGTCGAACTCCAGCGAGCGGCGCATGCCCAGCACGTCGCCGCCCATCTGGAAGGGCACCTCGCGGTCGAAGTCCATCCGCAGGCGCTCCACGAAGAAGTCGTGCATGCGCGGCATGGGGTGCTCGCCGCGCCACAGGCGGAACATGTTGCGCGTGGCCTCCATCACGCCCGCGCCGTACACGCGCACCGACAGCCGGTGCGGCACCGCCTGCGCGAACGGGAACGCCTTGAAGCCAAAGCCCCACTCCGGCGTCGTCGCCGCGCCCGCCACGCCCGCGGGCCCCTGGTACAGGAGCTGCCCCGTCCCGCCGTTGGGCACCGGCCGCACCGCGCCCGTCGCGTCGATGGTCAGCGCGGACGCGCCCAGGTTGTAGACGGAGACGTTCGGGTTGCCCTCGCCGAACAGGTGGCGCGGCACCGTGCGCGTGAACATGGCGCCCAGGTAGCCGCGCAGGCCGGACTGCGCCTTCTTCAGCGGCCCGGCGGAGGCGAGCTGGTTCTTGAAGTCCTGGATCATCTCCGCGTCCCAGCCCGTGCCCGCGAAGGGCGCCACCCGGCCCTCCACACGGACCAGGGAGAAGGGACGCAGGGGCGGCAGGCGCTCGCCGTACGCGGCGATCTGCTTCAGGGCCACGTGGGGACGCGGCGCACCGGTGACTCGGGCCCAGGCGTTGCCCGTGCCCAGGGGCAGCACGCCAATGGCCGGCAGGGCGACGCCCTGGGAGCGCAGCTCGTTGAGCAGGCCGGTGATGGTGCCGTCCCCCCCGCCCGCGAGCAGCAGGCTGGGCGGGTCGTGGCGGAGCTGGTCCACCCACTCCCGCGCCTCTTCCAGGGAACGGGTCAGGGCCACCCGGGCCCGGGGGAGCAGGTCTCTGACGAGCCCGCCCATCCCCTCGGTCCCTTTACGCGCACGCAGATTGACGAGGACGGCGATGTTCATGGCGGGCGCGACTCTTCCCCAGTTCATGTCATGGCCCCGTCACGAAAAGCGCCCCGGCATGGGGACACCCCTTGGGAACATGGTCATCACGCTCCCAGGGCGTGGGCGAGCCGCGCCTCCAGGTATCGCTCGGCCGCACGCCGGCGCAGCGTCACCGCCGCGGCGGCCAGTCCGCCGGCCACCAGCAGCCGCCTCAGCCATGTTTTTCCGGTGCCGTGGTAACCACCCGACACCGAGTCCCCCTCCGCCATGGGCCGGAAGACGTTGCCGGAGGTGGGGCCCTGCCGCTCGTTCTTGAAGTGCAGCACGTCCGTGCCGGACTTCATGGTGCGCTCGAAGGTGCCGGGGAGCAGGTTGTGCATCGCGGAGAAGCTCTTGCCGGAGCCGCCGACCAGGACCTCGTCCTGGGGGTGGCGCAGCACGCGGAGGATGGTGCGGGCCACGCGCTCCGGGGTGTAGACGGGCTCCACGGGGCGGATGCGCCAGCCGGTGTAGTTGGCAGTGTGGCGCCAGAGGGGCGTGTCGATGGCGGCGGGCATCACCGTGCACACGTCGATGCCCGTGTTCATCAGCTCCTGGCGCAGCGACGCGGAGAAGCCGCGCACCGCGAACTTGGAGGCCACGTAGGCGCTCAGGTACGGCGCGGGCACGGTGCCAAAGGTGGAGGACACGTTGACGAGCGTCCCGTAGCCCTGGCGCCGGAACTGGGCCAGCGCCGCGCGGGCGCCGCTCACCGTGCCGAAGAAGTTGGTCTCCATGAGCTGGCGGAACGCCTCGTCCGGCGTCTCCTCCAGGCTGCCCAGCATGTAGACACCCGCGTTGTTCACCCAGCCGTCGAAGTGGCCGAAAGCCTCCACCGCGGCCTCCGCCAACTGCCGCACCGCCGCCGCGTCCGACACGTCCGTGGGCACCATCAGGGCCTGGACGCCGTGGGACTCGCACTCGGCCGCCAGCTCCTCCAGCGGCTCCTCCCGGCGCGCGGCGAGGACGACGTGGGCGCCCTTCTTCGCCAGCAGCAGCGCCGTGGCCCGGCCAATGCCGCTGGAGGCGCCCGTGATGACGATGACCTTCTCTTTCCAGATGCGATCCATGGAGTGGGGTCCTTGTGGCTGGCTCGACGGCCCCCGGAAGGGCCCGAGCGTTCAAAAGGGTCGGTGGGCGACAGGTCCATGACGCCGCACGTCGGAGAAGGTGGGGATGGACAGGACGTCCTACCCGGGCCACCGGCGACTCACCTGGAGGGCAGCCAGCGAGGCAGGGGGCCCGGAATCCGGACGGAGGTCCACATGCGGGACCGGGAGGCAGAGGCCGGGGGTCGCTGGCCTGGAGGGTGGGCAGTCCGGTAGAGGACGGAACGCGGCCTGCAACGCCGGTCCGG comes from Corallococcus macrosporus and encodes:
- a CDS encoding protein phosphatase 2C domain-containing protein; translation: MSTLPFDVAVGSVQGREHARSGRNNQDAACVRESEHGLVVVVADGCGSQPCSELGAQLGVRRLAQAAQARLARGEAVDGADFLPGLRGDVLELMEGLVSTLGRDVLGDLLFTLVGAVVTPAHTLVFSSGDGVWMLNGEVHALGPFPGNAPPYLAYALLRGEDVPLVPRALLPTEDVHALLVGTDGVGDLLGLERARLPERDEPVGPLSRFWTDDRYFTNPDAVRRRLAQLNRESVRADFAERRLLRSPGLLTDDTTLVVLRRRMGRA
- a CDS encoding NrtR DNA-binding winged helix domain-containing protein, translated to MSHTYEYPRPAVTVDCVVFGLDEEDLKVLLIQRGVEPYQGRWALPGGFVRMEESLEDAARRELEEEAGLRTSHLEQLYTFGAPDRDPRGRVITVAYFALVKLSQHHLQASTDAREAAWFSVWDTPKLAFDHADVLATALQRLKGKVRYQPIGFELLPPKFTLSQLQRLYETVLERELDKRNFRKKILAMDLLEELDEVEQDVSHRAARLYRFDHRKYKQLEKAGFNFEL
- a CDS encoding FadR/GntR family transcriptional regulator yields the protein MREASARRAAEMVRVGLVAYVEKQIEQDIALGRLPRNGRLASERVMAGWYGVCRGTVREALRRLAARGLVVQHPGRQARAVALDESLTLENLGLALHAARSEEGRRLLEGFFSLKRQVLVELLADCCANASESEVGRLESVCYALWDAARWHPGERCAQLEFELLRLAAQVAARPGHLLLIQSLQRAFRGIAARLLPFMGGEALGQWARCAMHALSERDMQTLQHQLPLLLKACDARLLDQVAPRPRENVTPEPPDTEECSLAAPSADTARNDAPCVETQGTCDSVSATAQHDAAETCPRVEEHGPGGITPIDTASGNLSGGQTGSDASDPEAGLTHEPCFRSG
- a CDS encoding diacylglycerol/lipid kinase family protein is translated as MNIAVLVNLRARKGTEGMGGLVRDLLPRARVALTRSLEEAREWVDQLRHDPPSLLLAGGGDGTITGLLNELRSQGVALPAIGVLPLGTGNAWARVTGAPRPHVALKQIAAYGERLPPLRPFSLVRVEGRVAPFAGTGWDAEMIQDFKNQLASAGPLKKAQSGLRGYLGAMFTRTVPRHLFGEGNPNVSVYNLGASALTIDATGAVRPVPNGGTGQLLYQGPAGVAGAATTPEWGFGFKAFPFAQAVPHRLSVRVYGAGVMEATRNMFRLWRGEHPMPRMHDFFVERLRMDFDREVPFQMGGDVLGMRRSLEFDLAEENVQLVDWRRLGRLVAV
- a CDS encoding SDR family NAD(P)-dependent oxidoreductase; the encoded protein is MDRIWKEKVIVITGASSGIGRATALLLAKKGAHVVLAARREEPLEELAAECESHGVQALMVPTDVSDAAAVRQLAEAAVEAFGHFDGWVNNAGVYMLGSLEETPDEAFRQLMETNFFGTVSGARAALAQFRRQGYGTLVNVSSTFGTVPAPYLSAYVASKFAVRGFSASLRQELMNTGIDVCTVMPAAIDTPLWRHTANYTGWRIRPVEPVYTPERVARTILRVLRHPQDEVLVGGSGKSFSAMHNLLPGTFERTMKSGTDVLHFKNERQGPTSGNVFRPMAEGDSVSGGYHGTGKTWLRRLLVAGGLAAAAVTLRRRAAERYLEARLAHALGA